A portion of the Gossypium arboreum isolate Shixiya-1 chromosome 8, ASM2569848v2, whole genome shotgun sequence genome contains these proteins:
- the LOC108465291 gene encoding probable 2-carboxy-D-arabinitol-1-phosphatase has translation MISLANASLLLHGRDHHLPTKRRSPFTVRSSSSLQEIDKSPTMAEDSKLRSELCVSVPFPPIKAAKRVVLVRHGQSTWNEEGRIQGSSNFSVLTKKGEAQAETSRQMLIDDSFDICFSSPLIRSKRTAEIIWGTREDEIITDSDLREIDLYSFQGLLKHEGKAKFGPAFRQWQVDAANFNIDGHYPVRELWGRARNCWTKILAHESKSVLVVAHNAVNQALVATAIGLGTEYFRILLQSNCGVSVLDFIPRPDGGSPLICLNRLNQTPGSPVATGSSAGRRTSRRIILVCQGSTQDSEATVSKLGDQQMNMLGVIQAQKTAELLLDLKVSTIISSPNNACAQTATIISQVQEAADCLGADCVPRYVEMKNIPDLDVAEIFQPSTKDTTDVSYLRPGWLNGLDDRVTSTLRERSGQAWHSLLTELSDESEEEKIVVAVAHPVAHIALIGHCLNLTEEWLGSFHLDAGSISVVDFPDGPTGRGIIRCINYTAHLGRWSIPITRSTVDDDSF, from the exons ATGATATCCCTCGCAAATGCTTCTCTGCTTCTCCACGGCCGAGACCACCATCTCCCTACAAAGCGTCGAAGTCCGTTCACCGTTCGGTCATCGTCGAGTCTCCAAGAGATCGACAAATCGCCGACGATGGCGGAAGACAGTAAGCTGAGATCGGAGCTTTGCGTGTCGGTTCCGTTTCCGCCGATAAAAGCAGCGAAGAGAGTGGTTCTGGTTAGACACGGGCAGAGCACGTGGAATGAGGAAGGTAGGATCCAAGGGAGCTCTAATTTCTCTGTTTTGACTAAGAAAGGTGAAGCTCAGGCTGAGACTTCCCGCCAAATGCTCATCGACGATTCCTTTGATATTTGCTTCTCCAG CCCTCTGATTCGGTCAAAAAGAACAGCTGAAATCATATGGGGGACACGAGAAGACGAGATAATAACAGACTCTGATTTAAGAGAAATCGATCTTTATTCATTTCaa GGCCTTTTAAAGCATGAAGGGAAAGCCAAGTTCGGTCCGGCTTTTCGGCAATGGCAAGTCGATGCTGCGAATTTCAACATCGATGGTCATTATCCCGTCAGAGAGTTATGGGGGCGTGCTAGGAATTGTTGGACTAAAATCCTTGCTCATGAAAGCAAATCTGTTCTTGTGGTTGCTCACAATGCTGTTAATCAAGCTCTTGTTGCTACAGCAATTG GATTGGGAACTGAGTACTTTAGGATTTTACTTCAGAGCAATTGCGGCGTAAGTGTGCTCGATTTCATCCCACGTCCTGATGGAGGGTCTCCGCTTATCTGTCTCAATCGTTTAAACCAG ACACCGGGATCACCTGTTGCTACCGGGAGCTCTGCAGGAAGAAGGACCAGTAGACGGATTATACTCGTTTGTCAAGGATCAACACAAGATTCAGAG GCCACTGTTTCAAAGTTAGGTGATCAACAAATGAACATGCTTGGGGTTATACAG GCCCAGAAAACCGCCGAGCTGCTTCTCGATCTGAAAGTGAGTACCATAATTAGCAGCCCGAACAATGCCTGTGCTCAAACAGCAACTATCATATCCCAA GTACAAGAAGCTGCTGATTGCTTGGGCGCCGATTGTGTTCCTCGGTATGTAGAAATGAAGAATATACCGGACCTTGATGTTGCCGAAATCTTTCAGCCATCGACAAAG GACACAACCGATGTTTCATATCTACGCCCTGGTTGGTTAAATGGATTAGATGATAGAGTCACATCAACACTACGGGAGCGATCTGGACAAGCCTGGCATTCATTGCTCACCGAACTATCTGACGAATCTGAAGAAGAAAAGATCGTTGTTGCCGTAGCTCACCCCGTAGCGCACATAGCGTTGATAGGACACTGCCTAAACCTTACAGAAGAATGGCTGGGATCATTCCATCTTGATGCAGGGAGTATTAGTGTCGTAGATTTCCCGGACGGTCCAACTGGTAGAGGCATTATCCGGTGCATAAACTACACTGCGCATCTAGGGAGATGGTCTATACCGATTACGAGATCAACGGTGGACGATGATTCATTTTAA
- the LOC108465295 gene encoding UPF0481 protein At3g47200-like, with product MGIQMVSIEKGKSEEMEGTSHGENLHHVITIMEEKINQPPRRLSENAGNEFCCSFRVPESFVGINKKAYQPHIVSIGPYHYGKDHLEMMQEHKWRFLGSFLRRTRRHNVDLVRLFRALEQMEERIRECYSEMIEIDKNSLVKMMVLDGCFIVELFCIVGGLSDTNIDDPIFNMQWILTFIMRDLLRLENQIPFFVLETLFKLSISGSDRKNVRSLTQLSLEFFNYMVQRPVEVIEYHADLIGKHLLDLFRMSFLPSSSQVTPRNRTTSSSGELSRNTSSTERTSTISPCLSEETSKMSTSSTEEPSTFLQLIPSAKKLHLAGIQFKPGKSDSFLDVKFNNGVLQIPLLTIDDFSSSVFLNCVAFEQCYHYITNHVTTYATFMGCLINTPSDAGFLCDHKIIENYFGTDEEIARFFNNIRKDVAFDIEKSYLSKLFEDVNEYYRNDWHVRWAGFKHTYFDTPWSFMSAMAFHVGHGCPYTLNINLDSSLLWYVSIHF from the coding sequence ATGGGCATACAAATGGTGTCAATCGAAAAAGGAAAGAGTGAAGAAATGGAAGGCACTAGCCATGGAGAGAACTTGCATCATGTTATCACAATCATGGAAGAAAAAATCAATCAACCGCCTAGACGGTTGAGTGAAAATGCCGGTAACGAGTTTTGTTGCAGTTTTCGAGTCCCCGAAAGCTTTGTTGGGATCAATAAAAAGGCTTATCAACCGCATATTGTTTCCATCGGTCCTTACCATTACGGGAAAGATCATCTCGAGATGATGCAAGAGCATAAATGGAGGTTCTTGGGATCGTTTCTTCGTCGAACACGGCGACACAATGTTGACCTCGTTCGCCTATTTCGAGCTTTGGAACAGATGGAAGAAAGGATAAGGGAATGCTACTCAGAAATGATCGAAATCGACAAAAACAGTCTCGTCAAGATGATGGTTCTCGACGGGTGTTTCATTGTTGAACTCTTTTGTATTGTTGGAGGATTATCTGATACTAATATTGATGATCCAATATTTAATATGCAATGGATTTTGACGTTTATAATGCGTGATCTTCTTAGGCTAGAAAATCAAATCCCCTTTTTCGTACTCGAAACCTTGTTCAAACTATCGATTTCGGGTTCAGATCGAAAAAATGTCCGTTCGTTAACTCAGCTTAGCCTCGAGTTTTTTAATTACATGGTACAAAGACCCGTCGAAGTCATCGAGTATCACGCTGATCTAATCGGAAAACATTTACTCGATCTATTTCGTATGAGTTTTCTCCCATCTTCTTCTCAAGTAACACCAAGAAATCGTACTACTTCTTCCTCCGGAGAACTGTCTAGGAACACTAGTTCTACTGAGAGAACATCAACGATTAGTCCTTGTCTGTCCGAAGAAACATCGAAAATGAGTACTAGTTCGACCGAAGAGCCATCGACATTCCTTCAATTGATCCCGTCGGCCAAAAAGCTTCACCTAGCCGGGATTCAATTCAAGCCGGGGAAAAGCGATAGCTTCTTAGACGTTAAATTCAACAACGGCGTGCTTCAAATCCCGCTCCTCACCATCGATGATTTCTCGAGCTCGGTCTTCCTGAATTGCGTCGCTTTCGAGCAATGTTACCACTACATAACGAACCATGTAACAACGTACGCGACCTTCATGGGATGTTTAATCAACACGCCAAGTGACGCCGGGTTCTTATGTGACCACAAAATCATCGAGAACTACTTCGGGACCGACGAAGAAATCGCTCGCTTCTTTAATAACATACGCAAGGACGTGGCATTCGACATAGAGAAGAGTTACCTATCTAAACTTTTTGAGGACGTTAATGAGTATTATCGGAACGACTGGCATGTCCGATGGGCAGGATTCAAGCACACGTATTTTGACACGCCATGGTCTTTCATGTCGGCCATGGCCTTTCATGTCGGCCATGGCTGCCCTTATACTCTTAATATTAACCTTGATTCAAGCCTTCTTTGGTATGTATCCATACATttttaa
- the LOC108465294 gene encoding stress-response A/B barrel domain-containing protein At5g22580-like, producing MAGFKHLVIVKFKEDVVVEDILKGMQKLVSEIDAVKSFEWGQDIEGEEMLRQGFTHAFLMTFEDKQGYTAFVGHPCHVEFSATFSTAIDKIVLLDFPSVVAKAAT from the exons ATGGCAGGGTTCAAGCATCTTGTTATCGTTAAGTTTAAGGAAGATGTGGTTGTGGAAGACATACTTAAAGGGATGCAAAAACTTGTTTCAGAGATTGATGCTGTCAAGTCCTTTGAATG GGGACAAGACATTGAAGGTGAAGAGATGCTTAGGCAAGGATTTACTCATGCTTTTTTAATGACATTCGAAGACAAACAAGGTTACACTGCGTTTGTTGGTCACCCCTGTCATGTTGAATTCTCTGCAACGTTTTCTACGGCCATTGACAAGATCGTATTGCTTGATTTCCCATCTGTTGTTGCAAAGGCTGCAACATGA
- the LOC108465288 gene encoding arogenate dehydratase/prephenate dehydratase 6, chloroplastic-like, with protein MQAISQVQNLNSYLIIRRSKPRFDKPVRLAVPVRCVYHSDSVPFPNGVGSSRVDWQSSCAILSSKVFSQDQDSGEKSNTSSASDHLAAAVNGHKTSLDLNLVPLDKKNKPQPPAKQPPQKPLTITDLSPAPKHGSQLRVAYQGVPGAYSEAAAGKAYPNCEAIPCDQFEVAFQAVELWIADRAVLPVENSLGGSIHRNYDLLLRHRLHIVGEVQLPVHHCLLALPGVRTEYLTRVISHPQALSQCENTITKLGLNVTREAVDDTAGAAEYIATNNLRDTAAIASARAAELYGLNVLADGIQDDSSNVTRFVMLARDPIIPRTDRPFKTSIVFAHEEGTSVLFKVLSAFAFRNISLTKIESRPHRNRPIRLVDDANVGTAKHFEYMFYVDFEASMAEVRAQNALAEVQEFTSFLRVLGSYPMDMTPWCPSS; from the coding sequence ATGCAGGCAATTTCTCAAGTGCAAAATCTTAATTCGTACCTTATAATTCGCCGGTCGAAGCCTCGGTTTGATAAGCCGGTTCGGTTAGCTGTACCTGTACGTTGTGTGTATCACTCTGATTCAGTTCCATTCCCCAATGGAGTCGGTTCAAGCCGGGTGGATTGGCAAAGCTCGTGTGCTATTTTGTCTAGCAAAGTCTTCTCTCAGGATCAAGATTCCGGTGAGAAATCGAACACTTCCTCCGCCTCCGATCACCTGGCGGCGGCAGTTAACGGCCATAAAACTTCCTTGGATCTGAACTTAGTTCCGCTAGATAAGAAGAACAAGCCTCAGCCACCTGCTAAACAGCCTCCACAGAAGCCGTTAACTATTACCGATTTGTCTCCTGCTCCGAAGCACGGTTCTCAGTTGCGTGTGGCTTATCAAGGAGTTCCCGGTGCTTACTCGGAAGCTGCGGCGGGGAAAGCTTATCCAAATTGTGAAGCTATTCCTTGTGACCAGTTTGAAGTTGCGTTTCAAGCGGTTGAGCTTTGGATTGCTGATCGAGCTGTTTTACCGGTGGAAAATTCACTCGGAGGTTCGATTCATCGGAACTATGATCTTCTCCTCCGTCACCGACTCCATATCGTCGGTGAAGTTCAATTACCTGTCCATCACTGTCTTTTAGCTCTCCCGGGAGTTAGGACAGAGTATTTGACGCGCGTCATTTCTCATCCACAAGCTCTGTCACAGTGTGAAAACACTATCACCAAACTCGGCCTCAACGTCACGCGCGAAGCAGTCGATGATACAGCCGGAGCCGCCGAATATATCGCGACGAACAACCTCCGTGACACAGCAGCCATAGCGAGCGCACGCGCCGCCGAACTCTACGGACTCAACGTCCTCGCCGACGGGATCCAAGACGATTCAAGCAATGTCACGCGCTTCGTTATGTTAGCTCGTGATCCGATCATTCCACGCACGGACCGGCCGTTCAAAACGAGCATCGTCTTCGCACACGAAGAAGGAACCAGCGTGCTTTTCAAAGTGTTGTCGGCGTTCGCGTTTAGGAACATCAGTTTGACGAAGATCGAGTCACGGCCACACCGTAACCGGCCGATCCGGCTAGTCGACGACGCCAATGTAGGAACCGCGAAGCATTTCGAATACATGTTTTACGTGGATTTCGAAGCGTCAATGGCGGAGGTCAGAGCTCAAAACGCGTTGGCGGAGGTTCAAGAATTCACCTCTTTCTTGAGGGTATTAGGCAGTTACCCAATGGATATGACGCCTTGGTGCCCATCCAGTTGA